In Argopecten irradians isolate NY chromosome 11, Ai_NY, whole genome shotgun sequence, one DNA window encodes the following:
- the LOC138335417 gene encoding uncharacterized protein isoform X1 translates to MASNNPSVDNKLEGEEDQDVPRDMTGSPPDIGGEHDKHSLNYSMLSSGSSSFEVLSMSMTKSDENASSYFDDPRHPILNQDGMEDEDVGKVKETNAGVDNGTEQQLEEPLKGNGEKDLEAKNTFRAKSGSFEESTDVDGKSKLLDPMLTKQTDEGAEQVKDTDEEGQKNRTVDGTERLKDSLIEETDHSLSESLVILGHSFMDRSISSDPFPGNKEEHNKVDTQEHKEASDDSTKETSDEADISSHEPKSVAMNAAFGESLVVLREGDVFGSISSEISNRNNQEGVEGHAVSESETVDEAKERPSVDNTVEKDDSLGESLVVLSSGDFDHSLSAEVNQQPITDQMIGHLVQSSHACDEGHTGAIHKTASNGMKFGEAAKTKDEDDESGTQSKSSDETECLGQDGKQYAYEGIEQDTGLNNTLTLALAKSSPQRPDREDEIDQDVSTDTKDPSQTGGGGPQIPSNMDIETSDANDTEKKDFDDILKRDLDDTERRDVDNIGKKHLDDREKGDPDGIEKKDLDDRGKRDPDDSENVDPDGIEKKDLDDRRKRDIDTTFTPNDSMVVPSEHTGDVAISEASSFDNQNDRTNSGFSKNQFQTSELEQNQENVDGHSKYDSSLSESLVVIEKHEFGDTLTDSASAAYQLGNKQGKDEGQETDIRNDTGYRIDGHKAPVGLTPRVIESIVESMPSHLTGTLDQQTTGSNHHEDTDGMEFPTKDRSNSLGGSCISTDSFAVLSDSESCFDNSETELHRLQASMTFTGRDVPVIDPFIGNEEVLDEKHLSHKNDTNGVVTNTVESSPNHVEKETFAGKPENASRRVDLHIPGKNIETENVESANADDKSTGNTSELEAKFDDEESTRAMLNSRTDMYGERIRDSPYPSLSFGSSLHSFVMVSENGGSLRSSSIEDGKQISEDRYLDDTDHTAAIQTDGAMTKNNDQMKPSESWNKTEDKELVKRDHDSDIHRTSSLQTGHDKAATDQQDQNEIMICPLPNEDEDDTDAYTAIKTEEPQYVRKDEIGDSANPIEEEVPAEAQDVDEDQTNLKNERFENQYQTKDEADAHTQSSNSDNKESLNVDFPSLDSFNSMPISNGTQKETTEVHTNVYERDISENDNRNQKEDTPSKYIPENQSDSNHCSDENSFDDEWIDDTKPKENDKLDQDAYCVELENTEPPDKDRFSSNKDSVSSSNSEFLEKDRKSTDQLEEEFIQRNSNFEDPIESVGLPDSSDDDSVPDQPQSVEHSEQPREQNEEEDSTLTLEKPVQGPSQEDMADQREPSPGEIASGSATVLDWYHQCVTIYVQREWSMYEDNKSKVRRDQQAIIKNWIDVEKVKFLFANFHLTTLLKVRLPEGTSVEFDNEKTHMYITYNGKPFVCDEAYLSWWKETIQSVFQTVDGISAYLCKLDNINKESTIEVLKTLTFPNVRVYPTYMPETILVLGSANIGSTLHMVHNQDGRHHIVSTRCMKEVGVVQIPSSWRSWCRYLAEETQSKFEESGIIDILANEDNGCSFLVVDICHRADLQKDQRYVQQVLQQISAQEMVPLEEVEYNLLSCTETLNYINSHKLVDIACHWFVSIHENTPELLVFAHNQESAKKFVTLIKSSVKTIEINVQKPKYKRKLDILADQFRGKLCWSSDPAKQKVHVCITEDILDQVDETIQLLGGRKSETTNKKTETRNVILQNKKNILFFNKFVKDDVMQIENDLQVDVSFQNVSSGQIVIKISGESMENVQAAQSEIQRVVDDIRTFQHPNVEINIPQSQINKVQDIELVNRCVIATCNVDTEEMDDEQLAFVNLSERRTGTPTKWWTFGQARLGFVTGPVRHVEADATVKLQPNSQQTKGANKETSIEVPLPDEGKSKSYLSESIVAVFKRLSETKVRSVAVDLHHCCGWPFNKFLKVMLQTLRELWGPSVSGCGAMDIIVSVQTDEEFNEASNIIGSSGFPIMKELDSPQIIVIKGDITKEKTDVIVNTASKDLDLSHGAVSKALSSRAGKGIQKECKKSYRRGIRYGGLAITDGYDLQCRKVFHGAFDHWSKSYQTERKQTVGNFVTNCLVKANDLGMSSISFPAIGTGVLGYPSAVVAKEMLGKIRHFMDSKPACLRKVNVVIYPSDTDTFNDFAAENSNAVPDAGSSVDPEQGRHTTSTRKQYKKFGRKVYFEVTCRAADQMILMGKIDAILREGLPDFGPDQSNTNENLESESSQKLGTSFTRTDPKNEAVEEVADDLIATLKEKTSSSSHGCCIVIKSIKHGTEVRGWLTRDVRIIPVGVAWPYRNNVCKALVTCSSIIDAEMVHKKQDANFQVSKLEKQALFDVRASLDPQFIPYKHQIVENSGVTVDDSDTGGCQLVGNLPQIEAANEYIVSKLQETTNKTDVCCVDGITADVYRAFQFFLLKDPRYSRYHDYMNGMKYSEVDKAIHLVGKDEFCLDFKEALTQMKTDIVCDQIDISQNTNAERMATLLSALLESQHDVYICTPQDETVKTIYIIGLDRSTVQAMKYQILESLGMTRSRRNRRFDCGLFSQSPKQELPKPILPPPPHARSYDLGSDMEVLAYQGNILYLKVDGIVNAANERLDHGGGVAFAISEAANIQRESTEYVRAHGKVRVGTSCHTSSGDLKHYKYIIHTVGPRWDRRNQSECERQLQEAILSCILEADDLEMESVAIPAISAGIFAMPPDLCVQQYYMGLTKAWSLLQLRPKRFLKQIHFVDKDVQILQVIQTKFDSVKLGSKSYQQIQSEWQISKGQMPSSSSGRIARPDHNTYGATSSFDTASPDPSTRGVTFSFGTASPDHTAHGASPLYPYKEFTNRNGIDRTTFRLTPVTKVHVYTCDILATRVDAVVCGQDQDLNSNSKIASRIKNGELSWKSYEQQIRKIKNQKKNRKSGDTFCIAINGFDASTLIIVVCPSVMHHEMSKSCKEEIRTCTQNVLHKANTMKLRSIALPVIGSGNDVRQAGDVAKVIMEAILKFAYSPGNKDLREIHFVNHDAKVTQVILDMFDTHVTSENARLRQENTPIVYPLVYPKEQPIVYPGKACRQDHTPRQQPKYWSFRGKNREERHRHSDGMNLSDRKHANEQEQLEFENFMGFNTTRQTTDLPARRQSPLKEDYTPEENGPVEIPRVYEDCVICMDSVTSDNVKTLPKCQHSFHPECIDACFQHKPVCPTCGAIHGVITGNQPRDGRMEINIKNGPLPGFDGDNKHFYIRYSFPDGIQENDHPNPGVPYRGTTRPAYLPCNPEGRKVLDMLQVAFKRRLTFTIGHSRTTGEENVVTWNDIHHKTNKQGGQQQFGYPDPGYLSRVTKELAAKGVTEADI, encoded by the exons ATGGCTTCAAATAATCCTTCTGTTGACAACAAGTTAGAAG GTGAAGAAGACCAAGACGTACCCCGTGATATGACAGGTTCGCCTCCAGACATAGGGGGAGAACATGACAAGCATAGTCTTAATTACTCTATGCTCAGCAGTGGTAGCTCCAGTTTTGAAGTATTATCTATGAGCATGACCAAGAGTGACGAGAATGCATCATCTTATTTTGATGATCCTAGACATCCAATATTGAATCAAGACGGTATGGAAGACGAAGATGTAGGAAAGGTTAAGGAAACAAATGCTGGTGTTGACAATGGAACAGAACAACAACTTGAAGAACCACTCAAAGGTAATGGAGAAAAAGATCTGGAGGCGAAAAATACATTCAGAGCAAAAAGTGGGTCATTTGAGGAAAGTACGGATGTGGATGGAAAAAGCAAATTATTAGACCCAATGTTGACTAAACAAACAGATGAGGGTGCTGAACAGGTGAAAGATACCGACGAAGAAGGACAGAAGAATAGAACAGTGGATGGCACTGAACGTCTTAAAGACAGCTTGATTGAAGAGACAGACCATTCCCTGAGTGAAAGTTTGGTTATTCTTGGACACAGTTTTATGGACAGGTCAATTTCATCTGATCCGTTTCCTGGGAACAAAGAAGAACATAACAAGGTTGATACCCAAGAACACAAAGAAGCATCTGATGACTCAACAAAAGAAACGTCAGATGAAGCAGACATAAGTTCACATGAACCCAAATCTGTCGCAATGAATGCAGCATTTGGTGAAAGTTTGGTTGTCCTTAGAGAAGGTGATGTGTTTGGCTCGATCTCATCTGAAATATCAAATAGAAACAACCAAGAAGGCGTTGAAGGTCACGCTGTGTCGGAGAGTGAGACGGTAGATGAAGCAAAGGAAAGACCATCTGTTGACAATACTGTAGAAAAGGATGACTCACTGGGTGAAAGTTTGGTGGTACTTTCATCAGGAGACTTTGATCATTCCTTGTCAGCAGAAGTCAATCAACAACCCATTACTGATCAGATGATTGGCCATCTTGTGCAGTCTTCACACGCGTGTGATGAAGGACACACTGGAGCCATTCACAAAACAGCCTCAAATGGCATGAAATTTGGAGAAGCAGCAAAAACCAAAGACGAAGATGACGAATCTGGTACACAGTCTAAATCTAGTGATGAAACAGAATGTTTGGGTCAAGATGGTAAACAGTATGCCTACGAAGGTATTGAACAAGATACAGGTTTGAATAATACATTAACATTAGCTTTAGCAAAATCATCACCACAGAGGCCAGATAGAGAAGATGAAATAGATCAAGATGTGTCGACCGATACAAAAGATCCATCACAAACTGGTGGTGGCGGTCCTCAAATACCTAGTAACATGGATATAGAGACAAGTGATGCTAATGACACAGAGAAGAAGGATTTTGATGACATATTGAAGAGGGATCTTGATGACACAGAGAGGCGAGATGTTGATAACATAGGGAAGAAGCATCTTGATGACAGAGAGAAGGGTGATCCTGATGGCATTGAGAAGAAGGATCTTGATGACAGAGGTAAGAGGGATCCTGATGACTCAGAGAATGTCGATCCTGATGGCATTGAGAAGAAGGATCTTGATGACAGAAGGAAGAGGGATATTGATACAACTTTTACACCAAATGACAGTATGGTCGTACCAAGTGAACACACTGGTGATGTAGCTATTTCGGAGGCATCCAGCTTTGACAACCAAAACGACAGGACAAACTCTGGTTTTAgcaaaaatcaatttcaaactTCCGAGCTGGAACAGAACCAGGAAAATGTTGACGGGCACAGCAAATATGACTCCTCCCTAAGCGAGAGCTTGGTAGTAATAGAAAAACATGAATTTGGAGATACTTTGACGGACAGTGCTTCTGCAGCATATCAGTTAGGTAACAAACAGGGAAAGGATGAAGGGCAGGAGACAGATATCCGTAATGACACAGGATACCGTATAGACGGCCATAAAGCACCTGTTGGACTGACACCCAGGGTCATTGAAAGCATAGTAGAATCCATGCCAAGTCATCTGACTGGAACCCTAGATCAACAAACTACCGGCTCTAATCACCACGAAGACACGGATGGAATGGAATTTCCCACCAAAGATCGTAGCAACAGTCTTGGGGGATCATGTATCTCTACTGACAGCTTTGCAGTTCTATCAGACTCTGAAAGTTGCTTCGATAATTCGGAGACGGAATTACACCGCCTACAGGCATCAATGACCTTCACCGGCAGAGATGTACCTGTGATAGATCCCTTTATCGGAAACGAAGAAGTTCTTGATGAAAAGCATTTAAGCCATAAAAATGACACAAATGGAGTTGTCACAAATACGGTTGAATCAAGTCCAAATCATGTCGAAAAAGAAACGTTCGCTGGAAAACCAGAGAACGCGTCTAGACGCGTAGATCTGCATATTCCAGGGAAAAATATTGAAACTGAAAACGTTGAATCAGCCAATGCTGATGACAAATCCACAGGGAACACCAGTGAATTAGAGGCAAAGTTTGACGATGAGGAATCAACGCGTGCCATGTTGAATTCAAGAACAGACATGTACGGTGAAAGAATAAGAGATTCACCATATCCATCATTGTCCTTCGGGAGTTCTTTACATAGTTTTGTTATGGTAAGTGAAAATGGCGGATCTTTAAGAAGCTCCTCCATAGAGGATGGAAAGCAAATAAGTGAAGATAGATATTTAGATGACACAGATCACACAGCCGCTATACAGACGGATGGGGCGATGACGAAGAACAATGATCAGATGAAACCCTCTGAGTCTTGGAATAAAACAGAAGACAAGGAATTAGTGAAAAGGGACCATGACAGCGATATTCATAGGACATCTAGTTTACAGACGGGACATGATAAGGCTGCAACAGATCAACAAGaccaaaatgaaataatgatcTGTCCGCTACCAAATGAGGATGAAGATGACACTGACGCTTACACTGCTATAAAGACCGAGGAGCCTCAGTATGTCCGAAAAGATGAAATTGGTGACTCGGCAAATCCAATAGAGGAAGAGGTTCCAGCTGAGGCTCAGGACGTTGATGAAGACCAAACCAACCTTAAAAATGAAAGGTttgaaaatcaatatcaaaCTAAAGACGAAGCGGATGCCCATACGCAGTCTTCAAATTCAGACAACAAAGAATCCCTCAATGTTGACTTTCCGTCATTGGATTCTTTCAATAGCATGCCAATCAGTAATGGAACTCAGAAAGAAACTACAGAAGTACACACGAATGTATACGAGCGAGATATCAGTGAAAATGATAACAGAAATCAAAAAGAAGATACTCCATCGAAATACATCCCAGAAAACCAGAGTGATTCGAATCACTGCAGTGATGAAAATAGTTTCGATGATGAATGGATTGATGATACAAAACCGAAGGAAAATGACAAGCTGGACCAAGACGCATATTGTGTAGAGTTGGAAAACACAGAACCGCCAGACAAGGACAGATTTTCTTCTAATAAAGATTCGGTATCCTCCAGTAATTCGGAATTTCTGGAGAAAGACAGAAAAAGCACTGATCAGCTAGAGGAAGAGTTCATACAAAGAAACTCTAATTTTGAAGATCCCATAGAATCTGTAGGATTACCTGATAGCAGTGACGATGACTCTGTACCAGACCAACCTCAATCTGTAG AACATTCTGAACAACCTCGTGAACAGAACGAAGAAGAAGATAGCACACTGACTCTGGAGAAACCTGTTCAAGGACCTTCACAGGAAGATATGGCTGACCAAAGAGAACCCTCACCTG GGGAAATAGCCAGCGGCAGTGCAACAGTGCTGGATTGGTACCACCAATGCGTTACAATCTATGTCCAGCGAGAATGGTCCATGTATGAAGACAACAAGTCTAAAGTACGGAGAGATCAGCAAGCTATCATTAAGAATTGGATCGATGTTGAGAAGGTTAAATTCCTCTTTGCCAACTTTCATTTGACAACCCTCTTGAAGGTCAGATTACCAGAAGGAACTTCTGTCGAATTTGATAATGAGAAAACgcacatgtacattacatataacGGAAAACCGTTCGTGTGTGATGAAGCTTATCTGAGCTGGTGGAAAGAAACAATCCAATCAGTGTTTCAAACGGTTGATGGAATTTCAGCATATCTTTGCAAACTGGACAACATAAATAAAGAGTCAACTATTGAAGTATTGAAGACGTTGACTTTTCCGAATGTTAGAGTCTATCCGACTTACATGCCAGAGACAATTTTGGTGTTGGGATCGGCAAACATTGGAAGCACACTACACATGGTACACAACCAGGATGGCCGTCATCACATAGTAAGCACCAGATGTATGAAGGAGGTAGGGGTGGTACAAATTCCTTCGAGTTGGAGGAGCTGGTGCAGATATCTTGCAGAAGAAACACAATCCAAATTTGAAGAGTCTGGTATCATTGATATTCTTGCAAATGAAGACAATGGCTGCAGTTTCCTTGTCGTTGATATTTGCCACAGAGCTGATCTTCAAAAAGATCAGAGGTACGTTCAACAGGTGCTTCAACAGATATCAGCACAAGAAATGGTCCCTTTAGAAGAAGTTGAATATAACCTTTTGTCCTGTACTGAGACATTGAACTATATAAACTCTCACAAACTGGTTGACATAGCTTGTCATTGGTTCGTTTCGATACATGAAAACACTCCTGAACTTCTGGTATTCGCGCATAATCAAGAGTCCGCTAAGAAGTTTGTTACTTTGATCAAATCAAGCGTGAAGACGATAGAAATCAATGTTCAAAAACCCAAATATAAACGCAAGCTTGATATCCTGGCTGATCAGTTCAGAGGGAAACTGTGCTGGTCCTCGGATCCAGCAAAACAGAAGGTACACGTATGCATCACTGAGGATATCTTGGATCAGGTTGATGAAACTATACAACTTCTAGGAGGAAGAAAATCGGAAACAACCAATAAGAAAACTGAAACTAGAAATGTCATTctacaaaataagaaaaatatccTATTTTTCAACAAGTTTGTAAAAGATGACGTCATGCAAATAGAAAATGATTTGCAAGTGGATGTTTCTTTCCAAAACGTATCCTCTGGCCAAATTGTCATCAAAATCAGCGGAGAATCAATGGAGAATGTGCAGGCAGCACAATCTGAGATACAGCGTGTTGTGGATGATATCCGTACATTTCAACATCCAAATGTGGAAATAAATATCCCGCAAAGTCAGATAAACAAAGTTCAGGATATAGAACTAGTAAACAGATGTGTCATCGCCACTTGCAACGTAGACACCGAAGAAATGGACGACGAACAGTTGGCGTTTGTCAATCTCTCTGAAAGAAGGACTGGCACTCCAACAAAATGGTGGACATTTGGTCAAGCCCGTCTTGGGTTTGTCACTGGCCCTGTAAGGCATGTGGAGGCTGATGCTACTGTAAAACTACAGCCAAATAGTCAACAAACTAAAG GCGCAAACAAGGAAACCTCAATTGAAGTTCCGCTGCCTGATGAAGGAAAATCTAAATCATACCTGTCTGAATCTATTGTGGCCGTGTTTAAGCGGTTGTCCGAAACTAAAGTGAGATCGGTTGCTGTGGATTTACATCATTGTTGCGGATGGCCATTCAATAAGTTCCTTAAAGTGATGCTACAAACCTTAAGAGAGTTGTGGGGTCCGTCAGTATCAGGATGTGGTGCTATGGACATTATCGTGTCTGTTCAAACTGATGAGGAATTCAATGAAGCATCTAATATCATAGGATCTTCAG GTTTTCCGATTATGAAAGAACTGGATTCTCCGCAGATAATTGTGATTAAAGGGGACATCACAAAAGAGAAG ACTGATGTGATCGTGAACACTGCCAGTAAAGACTTGGATCTTTCCCATGGCGCTGTTTCCAAGGCATTGTCTTCCAGAGCAGGGAAAGGAATACAGAAGGAATGCAAGAAAAGTTACAGAAGAGGCATCAGATATGGTGGATTGGCTATCACTGACGGATATGATCTACAATGCAGAAAAGTATTTCACGGTGCTTTTGATCATTGGTCAAAAAGTTATCAAACAGAACGAAAACAG ACCGTTGGGAACTTTGTAACCAATTGCCTGGTAAAAGCAAATGATCTCGGCATGAGTTCCATCTCGTTTCCTGCTATCGGCACTGGTGTGCTAGGTTATCCCTCCGCAGTGGTAGCCAAGGAGATGCTGGGCAAGATCAGACATTTTATGGATTCTAAACCAGCCTGTCTGAGGAAAGTCAACGTTGTCATCTATCCTAGCGATACGGACACGTTTAAT GATTTTGCAGCGGAAAACTCAAATGCAG TTCCAGATGCTGGATCTTCTGTAGACCCTGAACAAGGGCGTCACACCACTTCAACAA GAAAGCAATACAAAAAGTTTGGACGAAAAGTCTACTTTGAAGTGACATGCCGCGCTGCCGATCAAATGATTCTGATGGGGAAAATTGATGCCATTTTGAGAGAAGGCCTACCAGACTTTGGTCCAGACCAAAGTAACACCAATGAAAACCTAGAATCAGAATCATCGCAAAAACTTGGCACCAGTTTCACGAGGACTGATCCAAAGAATGAAG CTGTAGAAGAAGTCGCAGATGATCTGATAGCAACACTCAAGGAAAAGACAAG TTCCTCCAGCCATGGATGTTGTATTGTAATAAAATCCATAAAACATGGGACAGAGGTAAGGGGCTGGCTGACACGTGACGTAAGGATCATCCCAGTGGGCGTGGCCTGGCCATACAGAAACAACGTCTGTAAAGCGCTTGTCACATGTTCTAGCATTATAG ATGCTGAAATGGTCCATAAGAAACAAGATGCTAATTTTCAGGTTTCAAAACTGGAAAAACAG GCTTTATTCGATGTCCGTGCCTCATTGGACCCACAGTTTATACCATACAAACATCAAATCGTAGAGAACAGCGGCGTCACTGTAGATGATAGTGACACAGGTGGATGTCAGCTAGTCGGAAATTTACCTCAAATTGAAGCCGCCAATGAGTACATTGTTTCAAAGCTTCAAGAAACCACTAACAAAACAgatgtgtgttgtgttgatgGAATTACCGCAGATGTTTACCGGGCGTTTCAATTCTTCCTCCTTAAAGATCCTAGATACAGTCGTTACCATGACTACATGAATGGGATGAAGTACTCGGAAGTTGATAAAGCAATTCACTTGGTAGGGAAAGACGAATTTTGCTTGGATTTCAAAGAGGCGCTTACTCAAATGAAAACTGATATAGTTTGTGATCAAATTGATATCAGTCAAAATACCAATGCAGAACGCATGGCAACGTTGTTAAGTGCCCTATTGGAAAGCCAGCATGATGTATATATCTGTACTCCACAGGACGAGACTGTTaagacaatatatatcattggaCTGGATAGGAGCACTGTCCAAGCCATGAAGTATCAGATCCTGGAATCGTTGGGAATGACAAGAAGCAGACGGAACAGACGATTCGATTGTGGACTATTCTCTCAATCTCCCAAACAGGAGCTACCAAAACCAATACTACCGCCGCCACCACATGCCAGGAGCTATGATTTGGGAAGTGACATGGAAGTTCTAGCATATCAAGGAAACATCCTATATCTGAAAGTTGACGGAATTGTGAACGCAGCGAACGAGAGACTGGATCACGGAGGAGGAGTTGCTTTCGCGATATCAGAAGCAGCCAATATTCAACGGGAATCAACGGAGTATGTACGGGCGCATGGGAAAGTTCGGGTGGGGACGTCTTGTCACACTTCGTCAGGAGATCTGAAACACTACAAGTATATCATCCACACAGTGGGACCACGATGGGATCGGCGGAATCAGTCTGAATGTGAAAGACAGCTGCAGGAGGCAATTCTGTCCTGTATTCTAGAAGCCGATGACCTGGAGATGGAATCGGTAGCTATTCCAGCAATCAGTGCAG GAATATTTGCCATGCCGCCTGATTTGTGTGTGCAGCAGTATTACATGGGACTGACAAAAGCTTGGTCGCTGTTGCAGTTGCGTCCAAAACGCTTCCTGAAGCAAATTCACTTCGTTGACAAGGATGTACAAATCCTACAAGTTATTCAGACCAAGTTTGATTCCGTAAAGCTTGGTTCTAAGAGTTACCAACAGATTCAGTCCGAATGGCAGATCAGCAAAGGCCAGATGCCTTCATCATCCTCTGGTCGCATCGCGAGACCTGACCACAACACATATGGAGCCACATCCTCTTTTGATACCGCTAGCCCTGACCCCAGCACACGTGGAGTCACATTCTCTTTTGGTACAGCGAGCCCTGACCACACTGCACACGGAGCAAGTCCTTTATATCCATATAAGGAGTTCACCAATAGGAACGGTATTGACAGAACAACGTTCCGTTTGACACCCGTCACTAAAGTACATGTCTACACATGTGACATTTTGGCGACTAGAGTTGATGCTGTCGTTTGTGGTCAGGATCAGGATTTGAACAGCAATAGTAAAATAGCTTCCAGGATTAAGAATGGAGAACTCTCTTGGAAAAGCTATGAACAGCaaataaggaaaataaaaaacCAAAAGAAGAATCGAAAATCTGGAGATACGTTTTGTATAGCAATCAATGGATTTGATGCTAGTACACTTATTATAGTTGTTTGTCCTAGCGTAATGCATCATGAGATGTCTAAGTCATGCAAAGAAGAAATCAGAACATGTACACAAAACGTATTGCATAAAGCAAATACGATGAAACTGCGTTCAATTGCTCTTCCCGTGATTGGCTCAG GAAATGACGTTCGTCAAGCTGGAGATGTCGCCAAAGTTATTATGGAGGCCATTCTAAAATTTGCATATTCACCGGGCAACAAGGACCTCAGAGAAATACACTTCGTAAATCACGATGCCAAAGTCACACAAGTCATTCTGGACATGTTTGATACTCATGTGACATCTGAAAACGCACGACTTCGACAAGAAAATACACCCATAGTATACCCCTTAGTATACCCCAAAGAACAACCCATAGTATACCCAGGTAAAGCCTGTCGTCAGGATCACACACCAAGACAGCAACCAAAATATTGGAGTTTCAGAGGTAAAAACCGAGAAGAAAGACACAGACATTCAGATGGCATGAATTTATCTGACAGGAAACACGCCAATGAGCAAGAACAGCTAGAATTCGAAAACTTCATGGGTTTCAACACTACAAGACAGACTACCGACCTACCAGCGAGAAGACAGTCCCCATTGAAGGAAGACTATACCCCTGAAGAGAACGGACCTGTAGAGATACCAAGAGTATATGAGGACTGCGTAATTTGTATGGACTCTGTAACAAGCGACAACGTGAAAACACTTCCTAAATGCCAACACTCGTTTCACCCCGAATGTATTGACGCATGTTTCCAACACAAACCTGTTTGCCCAACATGTGGGGCAATCCATGGCGTCATCACGGGGAACCAGCCAAGAGATGGAAGAATGGAAATTAACATAAAGAATGGTCCGTTACCAGGGTTTGATGGAGATAATAAGCATTTCTACATCAGATACAGCTTTCCTGACGGCATTCAAGAG AACGACCACCCAAACCCCGGAGTCCCTTACAGGGGAACAACTAGGCCTGCGTATCTGCCCTGTAATCCCGAAGGAAGGAAAGTTCTCGACATGCTGCAAGTTGCCTTCAAAAGACGTCTGACCTTCACTATAGGTCACTCCAGGACAACCGGGGAGGAGAACGTCGTCACGTGGAACGACATCCACCACAAGACAAACAAACAAGGCGGCCAACAACA ATTTGGGTACCCGGATCCAGGATATTTAAGTCGTGTGACCAAGGAGTTGGCTGCGAAGGGAGTGACGGAGGCAGACATTTAG